The segment TCTGGACATGGAAAAGGAGCTCTGTCTCAAGATCGACGGCGGCCGGCTTACCGCCGCCGAGTAGTAGAGGAAAGAAACATCTCAGGGGCCGGCGAGGGTTTCTCTCGCCGGTCTCCTGGAGGAGCTCGAGAATGACGAAGAGCAAATCCGTTACCGCGTCGAGCGCCGTGCTCGCGCTCGCCCTGATTCTCCTCGCGACGCTCGCGCAGGCGGCGAGCTTCAAGGCGGACCCCCAGCATTCCACCATCGGCTTCAGCGTGAGGCATCTCCTGACCAAGGTCAACGGACAGTTTCGCGAGTTCGATGCTTCCTTTCGTTTCGACGAATCCACCCAGACCCTCGAGGAGGTCACCGCGACCATTCAGGCGGCGAGCATCGACACGAACGTCGAGATGCGGGACAAGGATCTGAGAAGCAAGCGGTTCTTCGACGTGGAGCGGTTTCCGACGCTGACGTTCAGGAGCACGGGGAGCGCGAAGTTCTCCGAGAACAAGGCTCGCATCCCCGGCGTCCTGAGCATGCACGGCGTCGATAGAGAGATCGTCCTCGAGGCGGAGTTCCTGGGAAAAGCGAAAGATCCCTGGGGAAACGTGAAGTACGGCTTTCATGCCTCGACTACCATCGACCGGACGGACTGGGGCATGAAATGGAACGAAGTGATCGAAGCCGGTGGAGTCATGGTAGGCAACGAGGTCGAAATCACGCTCGACATCGAAGCCTCGCCGGAATCGTAATCAGATGAACCGCGCGATGTCTCCGATGTCTGCCATCGCCTTCATGTTGCTCGCGGCCCTCGCCAGCTCGGCCTCGATGCAAGACAAGCCGGAGGGCTATCGTCAGGTATTGCCGCGTGGGCGACTCGCCGCTATCGACGAGCCGACCTATGTACCCGCGTCCGAAGCGCGGATCGGCCCGAGCACCTGGGTGCTGGGCGTCGTCATCGATGGTCAGGCCCGCGCCTACAGCTTGAATCTGCTGAACAGCC is part of the Vicinamibacteria bacterium genome and harbors:
- a CDS encoding YceI family protein, translating into MTKSKSVTASSAVLALALILLATLAQAASFKADPQHSTIGFSVRHLLTKVNGQFREFDASFRFDESTQTLEEVTATIQAASIDTNVEMRDKDLRSKRFFDVERFPTLTFRSTGSAKFSENKARIPGVLSMHGVDREIVLEAEFLGKAKDPWGNVKYGFHASTTIDRTDWGMKWNEVIEAGGVMVGNEVEITLDIEASPES